Proteins encoded by one window of Streptomyces sp. ALI-76-A:
- a CDS encoding bile acid:sodium symporter family protein — translation MPIDPYILLLLGTVGLAALLPARGTGADVASGASTAAIAFLFFLYGARLSTREALDGLKHWRLHVTVLACTFVVFPLLGLAARGLVPVFLTHPLYQGLLFLTLVPSTIQSSIAFTSMARGNVPAAICAGSFSSLVGIVVTPLLAAALLGSGGGFSADSVLEIVLQLLVPFLAGQLLRRWIGGFVTRHKKVLGLVDRGSILLVVYTAFSEGMVQGIWHQVSPLRLAGLMAVEAVLLAVMLLVTWYGAKALRFGREDRIAIQFAGSKKSLASGLPMASVLFGAHASLAVLPLMLFHQMQLMVCAVIAKRRSRDAPEEVTPPASDAGSRTAVGTATRSD, via the coding sequence ATGCCGATCGACCCGTACATCCTGCTGCTGCTCGGGACGGTGGGTCTCGCGGCTCTCCTCCCCGCGCGCGGGACGGGCGCCGACGTGGCCTCCGGCGCCTCCACGGCCGCCATCGCCTTCCTCTTCTTCCTGTACGGGGCCCGCCTGTCCACCCGGGAGGCACTCGACGGGCTCAAGCACTGGCGGCTCCACGTCACGGTGCTGGCCTGCACGTTCGTCGTCTTCCCGCTGCTCGGTCTCGCCGCCCGCGGACTCGTTCCGGTGTTCCTGACCCACCCGCTCTACCAGGGACTGCTCTTCCTCACCCTCGTCCCGTCGACCATCCAGTCGTCGATCGCCTTCACCTCCATGGCCCGCGGGAACGTGCCCGCGGCGATCTGCGCCGGCTCCTTCTCCTCCCTGGTCGGCATCGTCGTCACCCCGCTGCTGGCCGCGGCCCTGCTCGGCAGCGGCGGCGGATTCTCGGCCGACTCGGTCCTGGAGATCGTGCTCCAGCTGCTCGTGCCGTTCCTCGCCGGGCAGCTGCTGCGCCGCTGGATCGGCGGTTTCGTCACCCGGCACAAGAAGGTCCTCGGCCTGGTCGACCGCGGCTCCATCCTGCTCGTCGTCTACACCGCGTTCAGCGAGGGCATGGTCCAGGGCATCTGGCACCAGGTCAGCCCCCTGAGGCTGGCCGGGCTGATGGCCGTCGAGGCCGTCCTGCTCGCCGTGATGCTGCTGGTGACCTGGTACGGCGCCAAGGCGCTGCGCTTCGGCCGGGAGGACCGGATCGCCATCCAGTTCGCCGGCTCGAAGAAGTCCCTCGCCTCCGGACTGCCCATGGCCAGCGTCCTGTTCGGCGCGCACGCCTCGCTGGCCGTGCTGCCGCTGATGCTCTTCCACCAGATGCAGCTGATGGTGTGCGCGGTGATCGCCAAGCGCCGCTCGCGCGACGCCCCCGAGGAGGTCACCCCGCCGGCTTCAGACGCAGGGTCACGAACCGCGGTCGGTACAGCGACACGTTCCGATTGA
- a CDS encoding AMP-dependent synthetase/ligase: MREFTNPPLALAPPVGGLADVVFEHARQDPLHIALGRKDEDGRWRDVTAAEFRDEVLALAKGLLAQGIRFGDRVAIMSRTRYEWTLFDFALWTIGAQVVPVYPTSSAEQCFWMLYDAECTAAVVEHEDHAMTIATVIDRLPRLDRLWQLDEGAVRELYDAGAHLDDEVVHRHRQAVTPDSVATIIYTSGTTGRPKGCVISHGNFMYEADTVIQRWEPVFHSRKGDQAATLLFLPLAHVFGRMVQIAGIRGKVKFGHQPQLNAAALLPDLAAFQPTFFLAVPYIFEKVFNSARRKAEKEGKGGAFEKAVEVAVKYADAMEAKAWGIGPGPSAALRVQHQLFDKLVYSKVRTAMGGRIRQAMSGGSAMDRRLGLFWAGAGVHVYEGYGLTETTAAATANPPERTRYGTVGQPIPGMTVHIADDGEIWLRGENVFQGYLNNPKATDEALHDGWLATGDLGALDVDGYLTITGRKKEILVTSGGKSVSPGPLEERVRDHPLVAQCIVVGNDRPYIAALVTLDQEAVEHWLTMRGKAPMPAAQLVRDADLETEVRRAVVAANTLVSQAESIRTFRILAQPFTEEHGLLTPSLKLKRKAIENAYADEVEALYRA; the protein is encoded by the coding sequence TTGCGCGAGTTCACCAACCCTCCGTTGGCGTTGGCACCGCCGGTGGGCGGTCTGGCCGACGTCGTCTTCGAGCATGCCCGGCAGGACCCGCTGCACATCGCGCTCGGCCGCAAGGACGAGGACGGCCGGTGGCGCGACGTGACCGCCGCCGAGTTCCGCGACGAGGTCCTCGCCCTCGCCAAGGGCCTGCTCGCGCAGGGCATCCGGTTCGGCGACCGGGTCGCGATCATGTCCCGCACCCGCTACGAGTGGACGCTCTTCGACTTCGCGCTGTGGACGATCGGCGCCCAGGTGGTGCCGGTCTACCCCACCTCCTCGGCGGAACAGTGCTTCTGGATGCTGTACGACGCGGAGTGCACGGCGGCGGTCGTGGAGCACGAGGACCACGCGATGACGATCGCCACCGTCATCGACCGGCTGCCGCGGCTGGACCGGCTGTGGCAGCTGGACGAGGGCGCCGTGCGGGAGCTGTACGACGCCGGCGCCCACCTCGACGACGAGGTGGTCCACCGGCACCGGCAGGCGGTCACCCCGGACTCGGTCGCGACGATCATCTACACGTCCGGCACCACGGGCCGCCCCAAGGGCTGCGTCATCTCGCACGGCAACTTCATGTACGAGGCGGACACGGTCATCCAGCGCTGGGAGCCGGTGTTCCACTCCCGGAAGGGCGACCAGGCGGCCACCCTGCTTTTCCTGCCGCTCGCGCACGTCTTCGGGCGGATGGTCCAGATCGCCGGGATCCGCGGCAAGGTGAAGTTCGGCCACCAGCCGCAGCTGAACGCGGCCGCCCTGCTGCCCGACCTGGCCGCCTTCCAGCCGACGTTCTTCCTCGCCGTGCCGTACATCTTCGAGAAGGTGTTCAACTCCGCCCGCCGCAAGGCGGAGAAGGAGGGCAAGGGCGGCGCGTTCGAGAAGGCCGTCGAGGTCGCCGTGAAGTACGCGGACGCCATGGAGGCCAAGGCGTGGGGCATCGGCCCCGGGCCGTCGGCGGCCCTGCGCGTGCAGCACCAGCTGTTCGACAAGCTGGTGTACTCCAAGGTGCGCACCGCGATGGGCGGCCGTATCCGGCAGGCCATGTCGGGCGGTTCGGCGATGGACCGCAGGCTCGGCCTGTTCTGGGCGGGTGCGGGCGTGCACGTCTACGAGGGCTACGGACTCACCGAGACCACGGCCGCCGCGACCGCGAACCCGCCCGAGCGCACCCGCTACGGCACGGTCGGGCAGCCCATCCCGGGCATGACCGTGCACATCGCGGACGACGGGGAGATCTGGCTGCGCGGCGAGAACGTCTTCCAGGGCTACCTCAACAACCCCAAGGCCACCGACGAGGCGCTGCACGACGGCTGGCTGGCCACCGGCGACCTCGGCGCCCTCGACGTGGACGGCTACCTCACCATCACCGGCCGCAAGAAGGAGATCCTGGTCACCTCCGGCGGCAAGAGCGTCTCCCCCGGCCCGCTGGAGGAACGCGTCCGCGACCACCCGCTGGTCGCCCAGTGCATCGTCGTCGGCAACGACCGGCCGTACATCGCCGCGTTGGTCACCCTGGACCAGGAGGCCGTCGAGCACTGGCTGACGATGCGCGGCAAGGCACCGATGCCGGCCGCCCAGCTGGTGCGCGACGCGGATCTGGAGACCGAGGTCAGACGGGCCGTGGTCGCCGCCAACACGCTGGTCTCGCAGGCCGAGTCGATCCGCACCTTCCGTATCCTGGCCCAGCCCTTCACCGAGGAGCACGGGCTGCTGACGCCGTCGCTGAAGCTCAAGCGCAAGGCGATCGAGAACGCGTACGCCGATGAGGTCGAGGCGCTGTACCGAGCCTGA
- a CDS encoding aldo/keto reductase produces the protein MSSKVPPIILNNGVEMPQLGFGVWQVPDDEAERAVATALEAGYRSIDTAAIYGNEEGTGKAIATAGLPREDVFVTTKLWNSDQGYDSTLRAFDTSLEKLGLDHVDLYLIHWPMASADKYVDTYKAFEKILADGRARAIGVSNFLPEHLERLIGETSVVPAVNQIELHPHLQQHACREYHAEQGIATEAWSPLGQGKGLLEVPAIVAIARKHERTPAQIVLRWHLQLGNVVIPKSVTPSRIKENIEVFDFSLDTEDLAAISALDEDRRLGPDPATFGAT, from the coding sequence GTGAGCAGCAAGGTCCCCCCGATCATCCTCAACAACGGCGTCGAGATGCCCCAGCTGGGCTTCGGCGTCTGGCAGGTGCCGGACGACGAGGCGGAGCGGGCGGTCGCCACCGCGCTGGAGGCCGGGTACCGCAGCATCGACACAGCGGCGATCTACGGCAACGAAGAGGGCACCGGCAAGGCCATCGCCACCGCCGGCCTTCCCCGCGAGGACGTCTTCGTCACCACCAAGCTCTGGAACAGCGACCAGGGCTACGACTCCACGCTGCGTGCCTTCGACACGTCGCTGGAGAAGCTGGGACTGGACCACGTCGACCTGTACCTGATCCACTGGCCGATGGCGTCCGCGGACAAGTACGTCGACACCTACAAGGCGTTCGAGAAGATCCTCGCCGACGGGCGCGCGCGGGCCATCGGTGTCTCCAACTTCCTTCCGGAGCACCTGGAGCGGCTGATCGGCGAGACGTCGGTGGTCCCGGCGGTGAACCAGATCGAGCTGCACCCGCACCTCCAGCAGCACGCCTGCCGTGAGTACCACGCGGAGCAGGGCATCGCCACCGAGGCCTGGTCGCCGCTCGGCCAGGGCAAGGGGCTGCTGGAGGTTCCGGCGATCGTGGCCATCGCGCGCAAGCACGAGCGCACCCCGGCCCAAATCGTGCTGCGCTGGCACCTCCAGCTCGGCAACGTGGTGATCCCCAAGTCCGTGACGCCGTCCCGGATCAAGGAGAACATCGAGGTGTTCGACTTCAGCCTGGACACCGAGGACCTGGCGGCGATCAGCGCGCTGGACGAGGACCGCCGTCTGGGTCCCGACCCGGCGACGTTCGGCGCGACCTGA
- a CDS encoding LysR substrate-binding domain-containing protein, with amino-acid sequence MYDPSQLRTFLSVAQTLSFTQAARRLGLRQSTVSQHVRRLEDATGRQLFSRDTHSVELTEDGEAMLGFARRILEVHEQATTFFAGTRVRGRLRFGASEDFVLTRLPEILEAFRYDHPEVDLELTVELSGTLHEQLAAGKLDLVLAKRRPEDPHGRLVWRDTLTWIGAERLRLDADRPVPLIVYPPPGITRALALEALERQGRAWRVTCTSGSLNGLIAAARAGLGVMAHSRGLIPPGLVRVPDRAGLPELGRVDFVLAHGRRRTAAQGAADALAAAVLAGGDRLHRR; translated from the coding sequence GTGTACGACCCCTCCCAGCTGCGCACGTTCCTGTCCGTGGCCCAGACGCTGAGCTTCACCCAGGCCGCCCGGCGCCTCGGCCTGCGCCAGTCCACGGTCAGCCAGCACGTGCGGCGGCTGGAGGACGCCACCGGTCGGCAGCTGTTCAGCCGGGACACGCACTCCGTGGAACTGACGGAGGACGGCGAGGCGATGCTCGGTTTCGCCCGGCGGATCCTGGAGGTGCACGAGCAGGCGACGACGTTCTTCGCCGGAACGCGGGTGCGGGGCCGGCTGCGCTTCGGCGCGTCGGAGGACTTCGTGCTGACCCGGCTGCCGGAGATCCTGGAGGCGTTCCGCTACGACCATCCCGAGGTCGACCTGGAGCTGACGGTCGAGCTGTCGGGCACGCTGCACGAGCAGCTGGCGGCCGGGAAGCTGGACCTGGTGCTGGCGAAGCGGCGCCCCGAGGACCCGCACGGCCGGCTGGTGTGGCGCGACACGCTGACGTGGATCGGCGCGGAGCGGCTGCGGCTGGACGCGGACCGTCCGGTGCCGCTGATCGTGTACCCGCCGCCGGGCATCACCCGGGCGCTCGCCCTGGAGGCGCTGGAGCGGCAGGGGCGGGCCTGGCGCGTCACCTGCACCAGCGGCAGCCTCAACGGGCTGATCGCGGCGGCCCGCGCCGGCCTCGGTGTGATGGCCCACTCCCGCGGCCTGATCCCGCCCGGCCTGGTGCGCGTCCCCGACCGGGCCGGGTTGCCGGAGCTCGGCCGGGTCGACTTCGTCCTGGCGCACGGGCGCCGCCGGACGGCCGCCCAGGGCGCCGCCGACGCGCTGGCGGCGGCCGTCCTGGCGGGCGGGGACCGGCTGCACCGGCGCTGA